The following coding sequences lie in one Benincasa hispida cultivar B227 chromosome 6, ASM972705v1, whole genome shotgun sequence genomic window:
- the LOC120079299 gene encoding uncharacterized mitochondrial protein AtMg00810-like, with amino-acid sequence MAVGTISSLTDGQPLDNPSEYRSLVGALQYCTLTRPDISFNVNKLCQFMHAPTSSHLQAAKRLLRYLKGTASHDWVSCPDDRRSTSGFYVFLGSSLIFWCSSKQKLVSRSSVESEYRGLFNDAAEVL; translated from the exons ATGGCCGTCGGTACCATTTCATCACTCACTGATGGACAACCACTAGACAACCCCTCTGAATACAGAAGCTTAGTAGGAGCCCTCCAATACTGCACTCTAACCAGACCCGACATCAGTTTCAATGTCAACAAACTCTGTCAGTTCATGCATGCCCCAacctcttcacatcttcaagcagCAAAAAGGCTTCTTCGCTACCTCAAAGGCACTGCTAGTCATG ATTGGGTCAGCTGCCCAGATGACAGACGAAGCACAAGCGGGTTCTATGTCTTCTTAGGTTCCAGCCTCATCTTCTGGTGCTCTTCCAAGCAAAAATTAGTCTCTCGTTCCAGTGTCGAATCAGAGTATCGTGGTCTTTTTAATGATGCTGCCGAGGTTCTCTAG